A window of the Rubeoparvulum massiliense genome harbors these coding sequences:
- a CDS encoding ABC transporter ATP-binding protein has translation MLQLKQISKTFFPGTAEERIALRGIKLELQPGDFVTVIGSNGAGKSTLLNVIAGVLQPDQGSVVLAGKDVTRWPEYERSKLIGRVFQDPMAGTAPRMTIEENLVLAWTRAEKRGLGKGVTKTRQAQFRKELSGLHLGLEDRMTTKVGVLSGGERQALSLLMATFTKPQLLLLDEHTAALDPARAHHVIQLTEQLVQNHHLTTLMITHNMQQAIQVGNRLIMMDQGEIVFQAEGEEKQALTIERLMEEFRQLRGKQWENDRMVLSSKE, from the coding sequence ATGCTCCAGTTAAAGCAAATTTCTAAAACATTTTTTCCTGGGACCGCAGAGGAGAGAATTGCCCTTCGTGGTATCAAGCTTGAGCTGCAGCCGGGAGACTTTGTCACCGTGATCGGTAGCAATGGTGCAGGAAAATCAACCTTGTTAAACGTGATTGCCGGGGTGTTACAGCCCGATCAAGGATCAGTTGTCCTTGCTGGGAAGGATGTAACACGTTGGCCTGAATATGAACGGAGTAAGTTGATCGGTCGGGTATTTCAGGACCCGATGGCAGGAACAGCACCCCGCATGACCATTGAGGAGAATCTTGTGCTGGCTTGGACTCGTGCAGAGAAGCGAGGCTTGGGTAAAGGAGTAACCAAGACTCGGCAAGCTCAGTTTCGTAAAGAATTGTCAGGGCTCCATTTAGGCTTGGAGGATCGGATGACCACGAAGGTGGGTGTTTTATCTGGTGGTGAACGACAGGCACTTTCTCTCCTCATGGCTACCTTTACCAAGCCGCAGCTTTTGTTATTAGATGAGCATACGGCTGCGTTGGACCCAGCGCGGGCTCATCATGTCATTCAATTAACGGAACAATTGGTTCAGAACCATCACCTAACAACGCTAATGATCACCCATAATATGCAGCAGGCCATTCAAGTGGGGAATCGGCTGATTATGATGGATCAAGGTGAGATTGTGTTCCAAGCAGAGGGTGAGGAGAAGCAAGCCCTTACCATTGAACGATTGATGGAGGAATTTCGGCAATTACGTGGTAAGCAATGGGAGAATGATCGGATGGTGCTATCTTCAAAAGAATAA
- a CDS encoding NAD(P)H-dependent flavin oxidoreductase, which translates to MGMDNLQSLLGIELPILQGAMGNLSSSRLAAAVCEAGGLGVIGVGTMPLEEIRRRIAQVRALTKHSNRLGLNLPIQVHPDPAGVLRLAQQEGIQTITLSAGNPQPYIAQLQAWGIKALVMVSTLAQAQKAEAAGANGLIVSGIEAAGMLSPQASPLLSILPLVTSQVSIPVIAAGGISDGRGLAAALILGASGVQLGTRLVATEEMEAHSNYKEALCKASDPEETLVVGIKWGSPRRLLKTVYAQRLLEQEQQQRDEQQQQGEQQLLHREKWLEWVSEEQHLRGALHGDLAEGMTLAGTSVGLIKEIQPVQVIFRNMLAGAQQVIPHLFQK; encoded by the coding sequence ATGGGGATGGATAATCTACAAAGCTTATTAGGAATTGAGCTTCCCATTCTACAGGGTGCCATGGGGAATTTGAGTAGTTCACGATTAGCAGCAGCTGTGTGTGAAGCGGGTGGACTAGGGGTGATCGGGGTAGGCACCATGCCTTTGGAGGAAATCCGTCGTAGGATTGCTCAGGTTCGTGCCTTAACTAAGCATAGTAATCGATTAGGGTTGAATCTCCCCATTCAAGTTCACCCTGATCCTGCAGGAGTGCTTCGACTAGCTCAACAGGAAGGAATTCAAACGATCACTCTCTCTGCGGGGAATCCTCAGCCCTATATTGCACAGCTGCAGGCATGGGGAATAAAGGCGTTGGTCATGGTCTCCACACTTGCACAAGCGCAAAAGGCAGAAGCTGCAGGCGCGAATGGACTGATCGTTAGTGGCATTGAGGCTGCCGGGATGCTTTCACCACAAGCTAGTCCACTCCTGAGTATACTTCCTCTTGTCACCAGTCAGGTAAGCATTCCTGTGATCGCGGCAGGTGGAATCAGTGATGGCAGAGGGTTAGCAGCAGCACTGATCTTAGGCGCTAGTGGTGTTCAACTAGGGACGCGCTTGGTAGCAACGGAGGAGATGGAGGCACATTCGAATTATAAGGAGGCCCTCTGTAAAGCAAGCGACCCAGAAGAGACGCTAGTCGTAGGGATAAAATGGGGGTCGCCACGTCGTTTATTAAAGACGGTGTATGCCCAGCGCTTGCTAGAGCAAGAACAACAACAGCGAGACGAGCAACAACAGCAAGGAGAACAGCAACTGCTTCATCGTGAGAAGTGGTTGGAATGGGTTTCGGAAGAGCAACATCTGCGCGGTGCTCTCCATGGCGATTTGGCAGAAGGAATGACCTTGGCAGGTACGAGTGTTGGCTTGATTAAGGAGATTCAACCGGTTCAAGTGATATTCCGAAATATGCTAGCAGGGGCGCAGCAAGTCATTCCTCACCTTTTTCAGAAATAA
- a CDS encoding thioesterase family protein: MKAGMEPGMVATVEGVVTEEMVAQFAGQVIHPVLSTAMMVYYMEWGARQIILPYLEDWEEGMGRAVSVQHIAPAPIGTSFRAVATLQGVKQEEREAHGIRSQRTTQRASLRTQVDCQVKVWAGERLLGEGEVVQMVVAKAFIEERLRAMEKE; this comes from the coding sequence ATGAAAGCAGGCATGGAGCCTGGGATGGTGGCTACAGTTGAAGGTGTTGTGACGGAGGAGATGGTGGCACAGTTTGCTGGGCAGGTGATTCATCCAGTCCTCTCCACAGCGATGATGGTGTATTACATGGAATGGGGAGCCCGACAGATCATCCTACCCTATCTTGAAGATTGGGAGGAGGGGATGGGGCGAGCAGTCTCCGTACAACACATCGCCCCTGCTCCCATCGGAACCTCCTTTCGAGCGGTGGCCACCCTTCAAGGAGTGAAACAGGAAGAGCGTGAAGCACATGGAATCCGGTCACAGCGAACTACACAGCGCGCCTCACTGCGAACTCAGGTGGATTGCCAGGTGAAGGTATGGGCAGGCGAACGTCTTCTTGGTGAGGGCGAGGTTGTACAGATGGTAGTAGCGAAGGCGTTCATTGAAGAACGCTTAAGAGCGATGGAGAAGGAGTGA
- a CDS encoding FAD-dependent oxidoreductase, with amino-acid sequence MGEKKVAVIGGGVMGKGIAYEAARHHFQVTLVDREQDVLDEVRSVMRRWDERGDAAVLPQIRFTTSLAEAVAGAELVIEAVPENLALKQAIFRQLDRLAPPETIFVSNTSTLSPTLLGAATQRPTQVMVMHFFNPVHRMMLVELVKGKETSPKTVRLAEEVAHQMGKESIVVNESPGFVTTRMSALIGNEAFLMLEEGIASAKEIDQALKLGLNFPMGPLELADLVGLDTRLNNLRSLHESLGEKYRPASLLVQYVEAGRLGRKSGRGVYEYPKEENHGRGGSD; translated from the coding sequence ATGGGGGAGAAGAAGGTTGCGGTCATCGGTGGAGGAGTGATGGGGAAGGGGATCGCTTATGAGGCAGCTCGCCATCATTTTCAGGTCACCTTGGTAGATCGAGAACAGGATGTGTTGGATGAAGTACGCAGCGTAATGAGACGCTGGGATGAGCGTGGTGATGCAGCCGTACTTCCCCAGATCCGTTTCACCACCTCATTGGCGGAGGCTGTGGCAGGTGCGGAATTGGTGATTGAGGCAGTGCCAGAGAATTTAGCCTTGAAGCAAGCGATTTTCCGCCAGTTGGATCGCTTAGCACCACCGGAGACAATTTTTGTATCCAATACCTCTACGCTGAGTCCAACCCTGCTCGGCGCTGCCACCCAGCGACCAACGCAGGTGATGGTGATGCATTTTTTCAATCCTGTTCATCGGATGATGCTGGTGGAACTGGTGAAGGGAAAGGAGACCTCACCAAAGACAGTACGTCTTGCTGAAGAGGTGGCCCATCAGATGGGGAAGGAGAGTATTGTGGTGAATGAATCTCCAGGTTTTGTCACCACAAGGATGAGCGCCTTGATCGGCAATGAAGCCTTCCTCATGCTCGAGGAAGGGATCGCCAGTGCTAAGGAGATTGATCAGGCGTTGAAACTCGGACTGAATTTCCCCATGGGACCACTAGAGCTTGCTGATCTAGTCGGGCTTGATACACGTCTGAATAATTTACGCTCCCTCCACGAGAGTCTTGGGGAGAAGTATCGTCCTGCTTCCCTCCTCGTTCAGTATGTAGAGGCAGGGAGGCTCGGAAGAAAGAGCGGACGGGGTGTTTATGAATACCCGAAGGAGGAGAACCATGGAAGAGGCGGTAGTGATTGA
- a CDS encoding ABC transporter permease — MSAALLGAWESGFIFAIMALGVYLSFRILDFPDLTVDGSFVTGAATAAMLIIQGVSPLIASLAALLAGFVAGVCTGLLHTKGHINPLLSGILMMISLYSINLRLMGGRSNLPLLKEETLLTGMESILPKLWSVLLPMLLVAMAMKLLLDWFLRTEVGLTLRATGDNKRMIRALSANTDRYVILGLGISNAYVAFAGGLYAQYVKFADIQMGVGMIIIGLASVIIGEALFGTKGIIWTTLAVVGGAIIYRMIYALALRVPFLQTGDMKLITAFIVIIALLLPKYLQEWRSRKGEKDAPVKANF; from the coding sequence ATGTCCGCAGCATTACTCGGAGCATGGGAATCGGGCTTTATCTTTGCAATCATGGCACTTGGCGTCTATCTTTCCTTTCGTATTCTAGATTTTCCAGATCTTACGGTGGATGGTAGCTTTGTAACAGGTGCAGCAACGGCTGCCATGCTAATTATACAGGGTGTTTCGCCGCTTATTGCATCGCTAGCAGCGCTATTGGCTGGCTTTGTGGCAGGTGTCTGTACAGGACTTCTGCATACGAAAGGGCATATCAATCCCCTTCTCTCTGGGATTTTGATGATGATCTCCCTCTACTCTATCAATCTACGCTTGATGGGAGGTAGGTCCAATCTTCCTTTACTGAAGGAGGAGACCCTCTTAACGGGGATGGAATCCATCCTACCTAAGCTTTGGTCAGTGCTTCTACCCATGCTACTGGTAGCTATGGCGATGAAGCTACTATTAGATTGGTTCCTACGTACCGAGGTAGGGCTTACTCTGCGTGCCACCGGCGATAATAAGCGGATGATCCGTGCGCTTTCTGCTAACACGGATCGCTATGTGATCCTAGGCTTAGGGATTTCCAATGCCTATGTGGCATTCGCAGGTGGTCTCTATGCACAATATGTGAAATTTGCAGATATTCAAATGGGCGTTGGGATGATCATTATCGGTTTAGCCTCTGTGATTATCGGTGAAGCCTTGTTCGGCACGAAGGGTATCATCTGGACCACCCTTGCCGTCGTAGGTGGTGCCATCATCTATCGGATGATCTACGCTCTGGCACTTCGTGTTCCCTTCCTCCAAACCGGGGATATGAAATTGATCACTGCTTTCATTGTGATTATTGCTCTCCTTCTACCTAAATATTTGCAGGAATGGCGCTCACGAAAGGGGGAGAAAGATGCTCCAGTTAAAGCAAATTTCTAA
- a CDS encoding TIGR03826 family flagellar region protein, whose translation MAELANCRRCGVVFAKVTVDICPRCKRIVEDEYDRCSKYLRNPQNRGCTINELSEATEVSIAQITEFIREGRLSTNRTPNLGYACESCGTMIQSGHLCEACAGKMKKELTLHEELQKRLREDQADQDQAKDFGGYYELRSRIHRDDD comes from the coding sequence ATGGCAGAGTTAGCGAATTGTCGCCGCTGTGGTGTTGTTTTTGCAAAAGTAACTGTGGATATCTGTCCCCGTTGTAAGCGGATCGTAGAAGATGAGTATGATCGATGCTCTAAGTATTTACGCAATCCTCAAAACAGAGGATGTACGATCAATGAGCTTAGCGAAGCTACAGAAGTGAGCATCGCCCAGATTACGGAGTTTATTCGGGAAGGACGTCTTTCTACCAATCGCACCCCCAATTTGGGTTATGCTTGTGAATCATGTGGTACGATGATTCAATCTGGGCATCTATGCGAAGCTTGTGCCGGAAAAATGAAAAAAGAATTAACCCTTCATGAAGAGCTGCAGAAGCGTTTACGGGAGGATCAGGCAGATCAGGATCAGGCGAAGGATTTTGGTGGGTATTATGAATTACGCTCACGTATCCATCGAGATGATGATTAA
- a CDS encoding ABC transporter substrate-binding protein, whose protein sequence is MHEGRKKVNRLRHSKWVKAMGAFALSLALLAGCSSNDSKQSSSTGTGDGKEVVVGISQFVEHPSLDEAQRGFRQALKDAGFEEGKNLRYEVHNAQNDMNNTGPIAQKLVGDKVDLIFANATPNAMAALSVTEEIPIIFTSVTDPIGAQLITAMDQPGPNITGTTDNHPDAIPNTIKFMDQYFPGTRVGMIFNAGEQNSVAQVEMARNALQGTDLTIVDATVSTSAEVKQAAESLVGRVDFFYIITDNTVVSALESVISVAQDNKIPLFVGELDSVKRGGFAAYGFEYYDIGYEAGEMAVQILKGEKTPEQLPAKYPQNLKLLINKGAAEAMGVELQGEWEQIAEYYE, encoded by the coding sequence ATGCATGAAGGAAGGAAGAAAGTGAATCGGCTTAGACATTCAAAATGGGTAAAGGCGATGGGTGCCTTCGCACTATCCTTGGCTTTATTGGCAGGATGCAGTTCTAATGATTCGAAGCAGTCTAGTAGTACAGGAACTGGTGATGGCAAGGAGGTTGTGGTTGGTATTAGTCAGTTTGTGGAGCATCCCTCATTGGATGAAGCGCAACGTGGATTTCGCCAGGCACTCAAGGATGCTGGATTTGAGGAAGGGAAGAATCTTCGCTATGAGGTGCATAATGCTCAGAATGATATGAACAATACAGGACCCATCGCGCAAAAGTTGGTGGGAGATAAGGTGGACTTGATCTTTGCCAATGCTACACCCAATGCCATGGCTGCGTTAAGTGTGACAGAGGAGATTCCGATTATCTTCACCTCTGTTACGGATCCCATCGGCGCTCAATTGATTACGGCCATGGATCAACCAGGTCCGAACATTACTGGGACCACAGATAATCACCCAGATGCTATTCCCAATACAATTAAGTTCATGGATCAGTATTTCCCTGGTACGCGTGTCGGGATGATTTTCAATGCTGGGGAACAGAATTCTGTTGCCCAAGTAGAGATGGCAAGGAATGCTTTACAAGGTACAGATCTCACCATCGTGGATGCAACGGTATCTACATCTGCAGAAGTGAAGCAGGCAGCAGAATCACTGGTAGGTCGCGTGGACTTCTTCTATATTATTACGGATAATACAGTGGTAAGCGCCTTAGAATCTGTGATTTCAGTAGCACAGGATAATAAAATTCCCCTCTTTGTGGGCGAGTTGGATTCAGTCAAGCGGGGTGGTTTCGCAGCCTATGGCTTTGAGTACTATGATATTGGGTACGAAGCTGGGGAGATGGCTGTACAAATACTTAAGGGTGAGAAAACTCCTGAGCAATTGCCTGCAAAATATCCACAAAATTTAAAATTATTGATCAATAAGGGTGCCGCTGAAGCAATGGGCGTTGAATTGCAAGGGGAATGGGAGCAAATTGCTGAGTATTACGAATAG
- a CDS encoding enoyl-CoA hydratase/isomerase family protein yields the protein MEMLQRKVESGVAWLTMNRPKQRNALNRPLLQAMAQTIEELTTCNEVRVLVLSGAGSAFSVGQDLEEINGLSTAHSSAPSTGGDSTTLAFHYEEQLVQYYHRVAKGMIRFPKPVIAAVNGVAAGAGMSLAMLADIRIFSETSRLVPAFFQIGLLPDTGLLYTLPRLVGEGLARRILLTGESIDAGTARQWGMADVVAREPHFEQEVAEWARRLAQLPPLAVREMKRLIQQHATSSLEELLQEEGRVQALLATTEDHQEGLLAFREKRQPRFNGE from the coding sequence ATGGAGATGCTTCAACGAAAGGTAGAATCTGGTGTTGCATGGCTGACCATGAACCGTCCGAAACAGCGCAACGCCTTGAACCGTCCGTTGTTGCAGGCAATGGCACAAACCATCGAGGAGCTAACAACTTGTAATGAGGTTCGGGTCCTCGTGTTGAGCGGTGCAGGGTCTGCCTTCTCGGTAGGTCAGGATTTAGAGGAAATCAATGGGTTAAGTACTGCTCATTCATCAGCCCCTTCAACGGGAGGTGATTCGACAACGCTTGCCTTTCATTATGAGGAGCAGTTGGTTCAGTACTATCATCGGGTGGCGAAGGGGATGATCCGATTTCCAAAGCCGGTGATTGCTGCGGTGAATGGCGTCGCTGCAGGAGCTGGCATGAGCCTCGCCATGTTAGCAGATATCCGGATCTTTAGCGAGACTTCCCGCTTAGTACCTGCCTTTTTCCAGATCGGCTTACTGCCAGATACCGGTTTACTCTATACCTTGCCCCGCTTAGTAGGTGAAGGGCTTGCTCGTCGGATTTTACTTACAGGAGAGAGTATTGATGCTGGTACAGCACGACAGTGGGGGATGGCTGATGTTGTCGCTCGTGAGCCACATTTTGAGCAAGAGGTAGCAGAATGGGCTCGCCGTCTCGCACAATTACCACCTCTTGCTGTCAGGGAGATGAAAAGGCTGATTCAACAGCATGCTACTTCTTCATTGGAGGAGTTATTGCAGGAGGAAGGGAGAGTTCAAGCACTTCTAGCTACGACGGAGGATCATCAGGAGGGCTTGCTAGCATTTCGAGAAAAAAGGCAGCCCCGTTTTAATGGAGAATAG
- a CDS encoding Glu/Leu/Phe/Val dehydrogenase dimerization domain-containing protein, translating into MIFQKISEHEQVLFCHEPRSGLRAIIAIHNTTLGPALGGCRMQPYESEEAALEDALRLAKGMTYKCAAADVDFGGGKAVIIGDPRTERTAERFRAFGQMVASLGGRFYTGTDMGTMPEDFIHAAKETSYIVGLPEAYGGSGDSSIPTAQGILYAIQATSYFLWGTEVLKGKHFALQGLGKVGWKVGEHLLAAGANLWVTDVDQGRVDAFLQLATAYAGEVKAVSGAEIYGVDADLFVPCAIGAVINHTSVEQLKVKAVVGSANNQLATSEDGVRLHERGILYAPDYIANSGGLIQVADELYGHNHERVLRKTKAIYETLVSIYQQAEAQGISTMKAADQFCEERLYQRQVRNSFYLEQRRPQWELVK; encoded by the coding sequence ATGATTTTCCAAAAAATCTCTGAGCATGAGCAGGTGCTCTTCTGTCATGAACCACGCAGTGGCTTGCGTGCAATTATAGCCATTCACAATACAACCTTGGGGCCTGCACTGGGTGGATGTCGTATGCAACCCTACGAAAGCGAGGAGGCAGCCCTTGAGGATGCTTTACGGCTTGCAAAAGGGATGACCTATAAATGTGCAGCAGCCGATGTGGATTTTGGTGGTGGAAAGGCCGTGATCATCGGAGATCCTAGGACAGAACGGACCGCTGAACGCTTTCGTGCTTTTGGGCAGATGGTGGCCTCTTTAGGCGGACGTTTCTATACAGGAACGGATATGGGTACCATGCCGGAGGATTTTATCCATGCTGCGAAGGAGACTTCCTATATTGTGGGCTTACCTGAAGCTTATGGAGGTAGTGGAGATTCTTCGATTCCAACTGCGCAGGGAATCCTCTATGCCATTCAGGCTACCTCCTATTTTCTTTGGGGAACAGAAGTATTGAAAGGGAAACATTTTGCACTTCAAGGTTTGGGTAAGGTAGGTTGGAAGGTAGGAGAGCATCTCTTGGCGGCAGGTGCTAATCTCTGGGTCACCGATGTTGATCAAGGGAGAGTGGATGCCTTCTTGCAGCTGGCTACAGCCTATGCAGGTGAGGTGAAGGCAGTGAGTGGTGCGGAGATCTATGGTGTGGATGCGGATCTTTTCGTCCCTTGTGCCATCGGTGCTGTAATCAATCATACAAGTGTGGAGCAGCTAAAGGTGAAGGCGGTGGTAGGCTCCGCCAATAATCAGCTGGCAACCTCAGAGGATGGTGTGCGTCTTCATGAGCGGGGAATCCTCTATGCTCCAGACTATATTGCTAATAGCGGAGGCTTAATCCAAGTGGCAGACGAGCTGTATGGGCATAATCATGAGCGAGTTCTCCGGAAGACCAAAGCGATCTATGAGACATTGGTTTCCATCTACCAGCAAGCAGAAGCACAGGGTATTTCCACAATGAAAGCAGCAGATCAGTTCTGTGAAGAGCGGCTTTACCAGCGGCAGGTTCGAAATAGCTTCTACTTGGAGCAACGTCGACCACAATGGGAGTTGGTAAAATAA
- a CDS encoding acetyl-CoA C-acyltransferase, with amino-acid sequence MEEAVVIDGVRTPIGRYGGVLAKIRPDELAAVVIEALLHRHPSLPWGSIDEVVMGCANQAGEDNRNVARMASLLAGLPVTVSGVTVNRLCGSGLDAVLYGARLIMTGEAEVVLTGGVESMTRAPYVMAKSATPYLRPAPTLYDTTIGWRFTHPLMEAKYGCESMPETAEHVARAYGISRAEQDYFALHSQLKAAQAVEQGNFTAELIPVPIPFQLKEEGDAPVIVTRDEHPRPTTTLAKLEQLPPLFHGGSITAGNAAGINDGAAALLLMSRRKAAEYGLQPMAKVVGGATAGVPPRIMGTGPIPATQKLLKRFGLSIGEMKRVELNEAFAAQALACAKELGITEEQLNPNGGAIALGHPLGASGARILTTLIHQLWRDGGGWGLATMCVGVGQGISLLVKAVGSEINGDG; translated from the coding sequence ATGGAAGAGGCGGTAGTGATTGATGGAGTTCGTACACCCATTGGCCGCTATGGTGGTGTATTAGCTAAGATCCGTCCTGATGAACTGGCGGCGGTGGTGATTGAAGCTTTACTTCATCGTCATCCATCTCTTCCCTGGGGGAGTATCGATGAGGTGGTGATGGGCTGTGCCAATCAAGCAGGGGAGGATAACCGCAATGTGGCACGGATGGCTTCCTTACTGGCTGGATTACCTGTGACGGTGAGCGGTGTCACCGTAAATCGGCTTTGTGGCTCTGGTCTAGATGCTGTGCTCTATGGGGCTCGGCTCATAATGACCGGAGAAGCGGAGGTAGTGCTCACGGGTGGCGTGGAGAGTATGACACGAGCTCCCTATGTGATGGCAAAATCAGCTACGCCCTATCTGCGACCAGCACCCACCCTATATGACACCACCATTGGCTGGCGTTTTACCCACCCTCTGATGGAAGCAAAGTATGGCTGTGAAAGCATGCCGGAGACGGCTGAACATGTCGCACGTGCCTATGGCATTTCCAGAGCAGAGCAGGATTACTTTGCCCTACATAGTCAGTTGAAAGCTGCTCAAGCTGTGGAACAAGGCAATTTTACAGCGGAGCTGATTCCGGTACCCATCCCCTTTCAATTGAAAGAAGAAGGAGATGCTCCCGTTATCGTCACTAGGGATGAGCATCCTCGGCCCACAACCACCCTTGCAAAGCTTGAGCAATTACCGCCGCTTTTTCATGGCGGCAGCATCACAGCAGGGAATGCAGCAGGGATCAATGATGGAGCGGCAGCACTGCTCTTAATGAGTAGAAGGAAGGCGGCGGAGTACGGTTTGCAGCCCATGGCGAAGGTGGTAGGAGGCGCAACAGCAGGGGTACCACCACGGATCATGGGGACAGGACCCATCCCTGCTACACAGAAGCTATTAAAGCGATTCGGTCTCTCCATTGGAGAGATGAAACGGGTCGAATTGAATGAAGCCTTTGCAGCACAAGCATTGGCATGTGCAAAAGAGTTGGGGATCACGGAGGAACAGCTCAACCCCAATGGCGGTGCCATCGCCTTGGGTCATCCCTTGGGTGCTTCGGGTGCGAGAATTTTGACCACCCTCATCCATCAGCTCTGGCGCGATGGCGGAGGCTGGGGACTGGCCACCATGTGTGTCGGGGTAGGGCAGGGGATTTCTCTGCTGGTGAAGGCAGTTGGGAGTGAGATCAATGGGGATGGATAA
- a CDS encoding aldehyde dehydrogenase family protein, with translation MWIGGKAVASNSEEYTTILNPATGRALARVAQGDERDVEQAVVAARQAFTSGVWRQMPVNKRARVLSTIATKMRERFNQLVEMEVLNTGKTIGAAKGQVAQAIENFEFFAAAIATQRGHVNQMPPGFFNYTEKEPVGVCGQIVPWNYPLMMAAWKVAPALAAGCSIILKPASLTPLTALMLAEIAHEAGVPPGVFNVVTGPGQSVGQALVHHSDVDKVAFTGETATGKTIMAQAASTLKRVTLELGGKSPNIIFADADWNGALHAALYGIFYNAGQSCEARSRLLVESTIYEDFVETFVERAKGLRFGDPFDRKTQMGAIISRQQLETIHGYVTSALEEGATLLLGGKEQAVESYEGGYWYAPTIIGNVQPSMRVVREEIFGPVLVVMPFKDEAEALQLANDTSYGLAASVWTGNQGRAIRMAKGLQAGTVMVNSPFSAFPGSPFGGFKESGIGRELSLEALDLYMETKSVISYYGEHVLEPL, from the coding sequence ATGTGGATCGGAGGAAAGGCCGTGGCTAGTAATAGCGAAGAGTATACCACCATTCTTAATCCTGCCACAGGGAGGGCATTGGCTCGTGTCGCTCAAGGGGATGAGCGTGATGTAGAGCAGGCGGTGGTTGCAGCTCGTCAAGCCTTCACCTCCGGGGTGTGGAGACAGATGCCTGTAAATAAGCGGGCACGTGTTCTCTCAACGATTGCCACCAAGATGCGTGAACGTTTTAATCAACTAGTCGAAATGGAGGTTCTCAATACCGGAAAAACCATCGGAGCGGCAAAGGGGCAGGTGGCTCAAGCCATCGAGAACTTTGAATTTTTCGCAGCGGCCATTGCTACCCAACGTGGTCATGTCAATCAGATGCCACCAGGCTTTTTTAACTATACAGAGAAGGAGCCCGTCGGGGTGTGTGGGCAAATCGTTCCATGGAATTATCCACTGATGATGGCAGCCTGGAAGGTGGCGCCAGCCCTGGCTGCAGGCTGCTCAATTATCTTAAAGCCAGCCAGTCTGACACCACTTACCGCCTTGATGCTGGCGGAGATCGCCCATGAGGCAGGTGTACCACCCGGCGTTTTCAACGTGGTGACAGGACCGGGTCAAAGCGTAGGGCAGGCACTGGTTCATCATTCGGATGTGGATAAGGTGGCTTTCACCGGGGAGACTGCCACAGGAAAGACGATTATGGCTCAAGCTGCGAGCACCTTGAAGCGAGTCACCTTGGAGCTAGGTGGGAAATCACCGAACATTATCTTCGCTGATGCAGATTGGAATGGTGCACTCCATGCTGCTCTCTACGGGATCTTTTACAATGCAGGTCAATCATGTGAAGCCCGTTCCCGCCTGCTGGTGGAGTCGACGATCTACGAGGATTTTGTGGAAACCTTCGTTGAACGGGCAAAGGGCTTACGCTTTGGCGATCCATTCGACCGCAAGACGCAGATGGGTGCCATTATTAGTCGCCAACAGCTGGAGACGATCCATGGCTATGTCACCTCTGCCCTTGAGGAAGGAGCAACCCTCTTATTAGGTGGCAAGGAGCAAGCTGTGGAAAGCTATGAGGGTGGTTATTGGTATGCACCTACCATCATCGGAAACGTACAACCATCCATGCGTGTGGTACGAGAGGAGATTTTCGGTCCCGTCCTTGTGGTCATGCCGTTCAAAGATGAGGCGGAGGCGCTACAGCTAGCCAATGATACTTCCTATGGCCTTGCTGCCTCTGTTTGGACAGGAAATCAGGGGCGGGCAATACGGATGGCCAAAGGGCTACAAGCAGGAACGGTGATGGTCAATTCTCCCTTCTCGGCATTTCCTGGTTCTCCCTTTGGCGGATTTAAGGAATCAGGTATTGGCCGGGAGTTGAGCTTAGAAGCGCTGGATCTCTATATGGAGACCAAGAGTGTGATTAGCTACTATGGGGAGCATGTGCTAGAGCCACTATAA